From the genome of Brassica oleracea var. oleracea cultivar TO1000 chromosome C4, BOL, whole genome shotgun sequence:
AATCCTGATTGGAGCATGGCTTAACACCAGTAAAGACCCTGTGGTGAGCAACGAGCAAAAAGTAGGTGCTTTCTGGAAGAGGATCCAATAGTACTACAACTCAAGCCCTCAGCTCGTTGGGACAACACCTAGAGAGCTTGGTCAGTGCAAGCAGAGGTGGGCTAGGATCAACGAGCAAGTATGCAAGTTTGTTGGATGCTTTGAAGCGGCTTGAGGAAGCAGCGTAGTGGTCAAAATGATGATGATGTGATGAAAGCTGCCCTTGATATCTTCTACAATGATTACTCCATCAAGTTCAAGTTGGAACATGCGTGGAGGGAGTTGCGGCATGACAAGAAATGGTGCTCCACCTTTCTCGCTAAGGACACTGTGAAGGAAAAGAGGAAACAAACGGTGGAGGTTGATGGAGAAGACGAGGTGGGAGCAGCAGAGCCTAGACCTATGGGTGTCAAGGCCAGTAAAGCTGCTAGTAAGAGGAAGAAGAGTGGTAGAGAAGAGGAGTTGGAAAAGTTACAGGGAATATTGGAAAAGAAAGACAAAATATCTAAACAGAAAGTTCTTGAGCGTTTACTTGCCAAAAATGATCCACTCTCTGAGATGGAAACTTCTTTAAAACTGAAACTGGTGTCTGAGATGTTATGATGTTTAGTAGAGTAGTTTAAGGTATTAAACTTGTTTTGAGTTGTTGTTTGTTGTGATTGGTATTATACTTTGCTAACTCTTATTTTATTTGATGTTGCAGGTTCAGTACAAGGTCTCTGTCTTTTCAACCACGGATGCATTTGGTGTAGTGAAAGTGTTTTGCAGTTGAAGCCATGTGAACAAAGTCACGGGTGAAAGTGTTTTGTTGTTTTCCCAAGTCACAGATTGTGCTACTATCTTTTCCAAGTCACGGATTGTACTATGTTTTCCAAGTCACGGATGTTCTGTTTCAGGTCACGGATTGTATAAGTGAAAGTCTTTTGTGTAGTTTTAGCGATGTATCCCAAGAACTTTCTTTTCTTAGCTTTTCTGCTCGTATGAACTTGTAATCTCTTCTTCGAACTTGTAACTCCAAACAAGTTCCTTCTCTTTTAATGACAAGCTCATTGTGTTTAATTTTTAACTACAAACAAGTTGCTTCTCCAAACGTTTTCCAAGTCACAGGGTAAAACACATCTCTTTAATCTTCTTGGCTCACGCAATATATCACAAGGAAGGAGCAGGTAACACGAGCTTCATCCACATACGTAAATCAATACTAAGTTTATAAAGAGATAGTCAGATAGTCATGCTTTGTTTTCAGGAGGGATTAGCAAAATTGTAAGTGAAGAAATAAAATGTCATCATCGTCATCCGATGAAGTGGAAGAAAGATTGGACGAAATTATCGACGATATCATAGACGAAACCTACAACAACATTGTGGAAGCCCAACCCAAAAAGCAGAGGAAACGCGCTTATATAGAACGAGACCGCGAATTAGGACACAACCGATTATGGAATGATTACTTCAACGAAGATGCGACATTCCCGACATATTTATTTAGACGCCGTTTCCGTATGAACAAAGAATTATTCTTGCGTATTGTC
Proteins encoded in this window:
- the LOC106339107 gene encoding glutathione S-transferase T2-like: MDTTSCFVNLLNKQSFDDLDSPEPAWFSTTPSSDQFAVKERRKWSPIEDKILIGAWLNTSKDPVVSNEQKVGAFWKRIQYGLRKQRSGQNDDDVMKAALDIFYNDYSIKFKLEHAWRELRHDKKWCSTFLAKDTVKEKRKQTVEVDGEDEVGAAEPRPMGVKASKAASKRKKSGREEELEKLQGILEKKDKISKQKVLERLLAKNDPLSEMETSLKLKLVQYKVSVFSTTDAFGVVKVFCS